Proteins from a genomic interval of Parcubacteria group bacterium ADurb.Bin159:
- the mutM gene encoding Formamidopyrimidine-DNA glycosylase, which yields MKLLRSDLAEDTVKAQNFGPEILSEDFTLEKFEKIFSLKKKSKIKPLLMDQKVLAGIGNIYSQEACFRAKINPQRLAGSLTKEEITLLYNELKKILTDALKYHGSSVDSYLDIYGRKGKFVSFLQVYNRKGEPCLKCKTPIKMIKMNGRGTYFCPKCQK from the coding sequence ATGAAATTACTGCGTTCAGATTTAGCCGAAGATACAGTTAAGGCTCAAAATTTTGGCCCGGAAATTTTAAGTGAAGATTTTACTTTAGAAAAATTTGAGAAAATTTTTTCTCTTAAAAAGAAAAGTAAAATCAAACCATTACTTATGGACCAAAAAGTTTTAGCCGGTATTGGCAATATTTATTCACAAGAAGCTTGTTTCAGAGCAAAAATTAACCCTCAAAGATTAGCAGGCAGTTTAACCAAAGAAGAGATAACTCTTCTTTATAATGAACTTAAAAAAATATTGACTGATGCCTTAAAGTATCATGGCTCTTCTGTAGATTCCTATTTAGATATTTATGGCCGAAAAGGAAAGTTTGTATCATTTTTACAGGTTTACAATAGAAAAGGAGAACCTTGTCTTAAATGTAAAACACCTATAAAAATGATTAAAATGAATGGCCGGGGTACTTATTTTTGTCCAAAATGCCAAAAATAA
- the spoVD_1 gene encoding Stage V sporulation protein D produces MLKRKKEFWEEDENEPLIKEKRLNLLKIIAFALIFILFCRLFWIQVVFGKFWQDIALNNKIRLEKIKAPRGLIYSQDNMLLAQNVPTFSLVISPSDLSEEKEKRQELLNNLKEELMSLGIEVDEEGINTVEEAPFYSYERITIKDGLSYEQFIDLDIRLKDWPGIDIVPSLKRQYPENGTFSHLIGYLSKISQEELKNDSYYSINDFYPKAGLEKEYELELRGKDGQKKIEVNSYGEEQKIIAKEDAHPGKDIVLTINGKFQKKIAELLEEYLKKLNLHYGTVIALNPQTGEVLAAFSLPTYDNNIFLWGHNEEKKKILFDTDHPLVFRATDGLYPSGSIIKGALAAGGLEEGIIKPDTQILSTGGINVGSWFFPDWKAGGHGRVNVIKALAESVNTFFYYLGGGYGNFKGLGVEGINHYLELFGFGDKTGIDIPNESSGLLPTPLWKEKVKGEPWYPGDTYHLSIGQGDILVTPLQVVNYTAAIANGGILFRPHLVDYIIDQETGEKIYKESEIIRKDFISKENIEVVRQGFRAVVEEGSGRQLKYFEPKVAGKTGTAEILGKQPHAWFTCFAPYEEPEIVLTVLIENGGEGSTVAIPLAKEILTWWFENSKTF; encoded by the coding sequence ATGCTTAAAAGAAAAAAAGAATTTTGGGAAGAAGATGAAAATGAGCCTTTAATTAAAGAAAAAAGATTAAATCTTTTGAAAATAATTGCTTTCGCCTTAATTTTCATTTTATTCTGCCGTTTATTTTGGATACAAGTCGTTTTTGGGAAATTTTGGCAAGATATAGCCTTAAATAATAAAATAAGATTAGAAAAAATAAAAGCGCCTCGAGGGCTTATTTATAGCCAAGATAATATGCTTTTAGCTCAAAATGTGCCGACTTTTAGCTTGGTAATAAGCCCTTCTGATTTATCTGAAGAAAAAGAAAAAAGACAAGAATTACTAAACAATCTTAAAGAAGAATTAATGTCTTTAGGTATCGAAGTCGATGAAGAAGGAATAAATACTGTTGAAGAAGCGCCTTTTTATTCCTACGAGCGTATTACTATTAAAGATGGATTAAGTTATGAACAATTTATTGACCTTGATATCAGATTAAAAGATTGGCCGGGTATAGATATAGTTCCATCTCTTAAAAGACAATATCCGGAAAATGGAACCTTTTCCCATTTAATAGGTTATTTAAGTAAAATCAGCCAAGAAGAGCTAAAAAACGATTCTTATTATTCAATCAATGATTTTTATCCTAAAGCTGGGCTGGAAAAAGAATATGAATTAGAATTGCGCGGTAAAGATGGACAAAAAAAAATTGAAGTTAATTCTTATGGAGAAGAACAGAAGATTATAGCCAAAGAAGACGCGCATCCAGGAAAAGATATCGTTTTGACTATTAATGGAAAGTTTCAAAAAAAAATCGCTGAACTTTTAGAAGAATATTTAAAAAAATTGAATCTTCATTACGGGACAGTAATTGCCCTTAACCCCCAAACAGGTGAAGTATTAGCCGCGTTTTCTTTACCTACCTATGATAACAATATATTTCTTTGGGGACACAATGAGGAAAAGAAAAAAATCCTTTTTGATACTGATCATCCTCTTGTTTTTAGAGCCACTGATGGTCTTTACCCTTCAGGTTCAATTATTAAAGGCGCTTTAGCCGCAGGGGGTTTAGAAGAGGGGATTATTAAACCTGATACTCAAATTCTTTCTACAGGAGGAATAAATGTCGGTTCTTGGTTTTTCCCTGATTGGAAAGCAGGTGGACATGGCAGGGTAAATGTCATAAAAGCTTTAGCTGAATCAGTAAACACCTTTTTTTATTATTTAGGAGGAGGTTATGGAAATTTTAAAGGATTAGGAGTAGAAGGAATAAATCATTATTTAGAGCTTTTCGGTTTCGGCGACAAAACAGGCATTGATATTCCTAATGAATCTTCGGGATTGTTGCCCACTCCTTTATGGAAAGAAAAAGTTAAGGGAGAACCTTGGTATCCGGGAGATACTTATCACTTATCTATTGGCCAAGGAGATATTTTAGTTACTCCGCTTCAGGTGGTAAATTATACTGCAGCCATAGCTAATGGCGGCATACTTTTTCGGCCACATTTAGTAGATTATATTATTGACCAAGAAACAGGAGAAAAAATATATAAAGAGTCGGAAATTATAAGAAAAGATTTTATTTCAAAAGAAAATATAGAAGTAGTTAGGCAAGGGTTTAGAGCAGTTGTTGAGGAAGGAAGTGGACGCCAGTTAAAATATTTTGAGCCAAAAGTTGCTGGAAAAACAGGGACAGCTGAAATTTTGGGAAAACAGCCCCACGCTTGGTTTACTTGTTTTGCCCCTTATGAAGAGCCAGAAATAGTTTTAACCGTTTTAATTGAAAACGGAGGAGAGGGTTCTACTGTAGCCATACCTTTGGCTAAAGAAATTCTCACCTGGTGGTTTGAAAATTCAAAAACATTCTAA
- the divIB gene encoding Cell division protein DivIB: MTYYIKDKHQKAKRTYKKYSRKSILKIVFRVFLVILAIGGLIYLFFFSPIFEIKNFIIDGKDPILENELTEYLKPLVSGKNYFFVSKKKILSELEKDYRIKDVEATKIFPDSLKITFKKSLPFALIYIKGGEESFLYWVRNQIYVIPQNSLGERSLTVLAEQDIPIIYDQTNISIKTKEWQELFMGLSRLLSFYGLGSGKQNNFTINFIEIKKEGGRITLEMITNEGWKILADPVDLISQFERMEAILTKEVKSRADLLYVDLRFGETVFYKTK, translated from the coding sequence ATGACTTACTATATTAAAGATAAACATCAAAAAGCAAAAAGAACATATAAAAAATATTCTCGAAAGTCGATCCTTAAAATTGTTTTTAGGGTTTTTTTAGTTATTTTGGCAATAGGGGGTTTAATTTATTTATTTTTTTTCAGTCCTATTTTTGAAATTAAAAATTTTATTATTGATGGTAAAGATCCTATTTTAGAAAATGAATTAACAGAATATCTTAAACCATTAGTTTCAGGTAAAAACTATTTTTTTGTTTCTAAAAAGAAAATTTTAAGCGAATTAGAAAAAGATTACCGGATAAAAGATGTGGAGGCAACTAAAATTTTCCCTGATTCTTTAAAAATCACTTTTAAAAAATCTTTACCTTTTGCTCTAATATATATAAAAGGAGGGGAAGAAAGCTTTCTTTATTGGGTTCGTAATCAAATTTATGTTATTCCTCAAAATTCTTTAGGAGAACGCAGTTTAACGGTTTTGGCAGAACAAGATATACCTATTATTTATGACCAAACGAATATCTCTATAAAAACAAAAGAATGGCAAGAACTTTTTATGGGATTATCCCGTCTTTTGAGTTTTTATGGTTTAGGAAGCGGTAAGCAGAACAATTTTACTATTAATTTTATAGAAATTAAAAAAGAGGGCGGAAGAATCACCCTCGAAATGATCACCAATGAAGGTTGGAAAATTTTGGCCGACCCAGTTGATTTGATTAGTCAATTTGAGAGAATGGAAGCTATTTTAACTAAAGAAGTTAAATCAAGGGCCGATCTTTTATATGTAGATTTGCGTTTTGGAGAAACGGTTTTTTATAAGACAAAATAA
- the mepM gene encoding Murein DD-endopeptidase MepM produces the protein MTKKIFIIYSLIIISGGLFLTNIFISKAANSISNEIEDIQNQIKIKENEITKLGEEQKIYEQKIEQIRKEAKTLKNEISFLDNQIAKIQLEIKKQEKEIEYLELSIKNIQFRILEKEKQIESQKEQIKRIIQLIDKEDKKDYLSLFALNSSLSSLVDRIYYLRTLEKNLLHSLNQYEIIKSALEEQKLAKREKVNQIESAKIEIETQKAKLASNKQVQSYLLDQSRGAEWKFQSLLANAIEEERAREKEIQELERTVKEKLASLEKEKESNDMEEGNEIVFSWPVPKERITCLFHDSDYPYRYLLGEHSGIDIRAAQGTTVRAAASGYVAQAKYGGMGYSYIMIVHNETFSTLYGHLSQISVVQNEYIKRGEVIGKSGGMPGTPGAGNFSTGPHLHFEVRMNGLPVNPLDYLL, from the coding sequence ATGACTAAAAAAATTTTTATTATTTATTCTCTTATTATTATTAGTGGAGGGTTATTTTTGACGAATATTTTTATATCTAAAGCTGCAAATTCTATTTCTAATGAAATCGAAGATATCCAGAATCAAATTAAAATAAAAGAAAATGAAATTACCAAATTAGGAGAAGAGCAAAAAATTTATGAACAAAAAATAGAACAAATAAGAAAAGAGGCAAAAACGCTTAAGAACGAAATTTCTTTTTTAGATAATCAAATAGCTAAAATTCAATTGGAGATTAAAAAGCAAGAAAAAGAAATAGAATATTTGGAACTTTCTATCAAAAATATCCAATTTCGCATTTTGGAAAAAGAAAAACAGATTGAAAGCCAAAAAGAACAGATAAAAAGAATTATTCAATTGATTGATAAAGAGGATAAAAAAGATTATCTTTCCCTTTTTGCGCTAAATTCTTCCCTTTCGTCTTTGGTAGACAGGATTTATTATTTGCGGACATTGGAAAAAAATTTACTTCATTCTCTAAATCAATACGAAATTATAAAATCAGCCCTAGAAGAACAAAAATTAGCTAAACGGGAAAAAGTAAATCAGATCGAATCAGCTAAGATTGAAATTGAAACCCAAAAGGCAAAATTGGCTTCTAATAAACAGGTTCAATCATATCTTTTGGACCAGAGTAGGGGAGCAGAGTGGAAATTTCAAAGTTTATTGGCTAATGCTATTGAAGAAGAAAGGGCTCGAGAAAAAGAAATTCAAGAGCTAGAAAGAACAGTTAAAGAAAAATTAGCTTCTTTGGAAAAAGAAAAAGAGTCAAATGACATGGAAGAAGGGAATGAAATTGTTTTTTCTTGGCCGGTACCTAAAGAAAGGATTACTTGTTTGTTCCACGACTCGGATTATCCTTATCGATATTTATTGGGCGAGCATTCGGGTATTGATATTCGAGCCGCGCAAGGAACGACCGTCAGGGCAGCTGCTTCAGGATATGTGGCTCAAGCGAAATACGGAGGAATGGGCTACAGCTATATTATGATCGTCCATAATGAGACATTTTCCACTCTTTATGGACATTTATCTCAAATTTCCGTTGTCCAAAATGAATATATTAAAAGAGGAGAAGTTATTGGTAAAAGCGGAGGAATGCCTGGCACTCCTGGAGCAGGTAATTTTTCTACTGGACCGCACCTTCATTTTGAGGTTAGAATGAATGGTTTGCCGGTAAATCCACTGGATTATTTACTATAA
- a CDS encoding preprotein translocase subunit SecG yields MVLDIIQIIVSVLLIIFVILSSRHGGLLGSLGGESTPYQTKRGVEKHVFIFTIILAILFLGLGVAQFILAG; encoded by the coding sequence ATGGTGTTAGATATTATTCAAATTATTGTTTCTGTTTTGCTCATTATTTTTGTCATACTTTCTTCGCGCCATGGCGGATTACTGGGTAGTTTGGGGGGCGAAAGTACGCCCTATCAAACAAAAAGAGGGGTGGAAAAGCATGTTTTTATATTTACTATTATCTTGGCCATTTTATTTTTAGGGTTAGGTGTAGCCCAATTTATTTTAGCTGGATAA